In the Daphnia pulicaria isolate SC F1-1A chromosome 2, SC_F0-13Bv2, whole genome shotgun sequence genome, one interval contains:
- the LOC124326054 gene encoding bumetanide-sensitive sodium-(potassium)-chloride cotransporter-like, translating into MENPAFEYSVSNCDDANLPAEQDYSSTSTTSLAPPPNLNRKMSRDTTPHIDNYRTCNSNIEKSSNRPTLTELYDPTDFAAKRQESFEDTATDFTQQDDSKVEKFGWVEGVLIRNMMSLWGVMLFLRLSWVVGQAGIGETLVIIAISTFITLVTALSMSAISTNGEIGGGGTYFVMSRILGPEFGGSIGIIFIIANILDCAINVVGFSSAVKDMMFEYGGVIIVDGDINDIRIIGTASLVFVGAICGLGAQYETKMKDAMFVILLIALSNFLVGSIMGPSSESEAARGFTGYSINLLKENWSPSYTVTDGQMQNFISIFSVYFPSNIGILAGANASGNLKNPNKAIPKGTILAIIICSMSYAGIAIICAATVTRAATGIVEDLQNGTNLICNDTDPCNYGLSYDYQVMALVSAFAPLNYVGCFAATLSSALTDFFSCVALLEVIAADKLYPYWLIGFLGKGYGVSKQPLRAYVCTFIIALAFVLIAELDVIALLISNFFLATFALMNFSTFHVSLIKPIGWRPTFKYYNTWLSLLTGILAIAAMMLISIPIAMITIGVVIFFYFVVLYRKPEVNWGSSTQAQTYRIALNSIQQLAHIEEHAKNYRPQILVLTGLPNTRPTLVDFAYLICKNNSLMICGNIVKERLTHEMRSNLQQKAYRYLRFTKIKGYFSISDNSDLQTGVAAMLSLSGVGKVKPNILMMGYKNDWATCERNLLDQYVLTIHTGFEMNVAVTILRLKEGLDCSEVLADVDEAILKASNKKTKGKKETLDIPALGNETPETFTASTDTETQTEISTKDRSFEPDKKKKKAEQNHPFRDTNGKPLPKSVLNNIILFQSKQKKNTIDVWWLSDDGGLTLLLPVIINNRSNWSATKLRVFCTASGVNELEKEHRGMAILLSKFRIDYSDLVIINDADEAPKEKTKKWFNGIIQPLLQPGTNGPLLTKEELEVFQYKTDRYLRLRELLLDHCSDSNLVVMTLPITRKGDFSAPLYMAWLEALTANMPPFMLVRGNQTSVLTFYS; encoded by the exons ATGGAAAATCCTGCCTTTGAATAT TCAGTATCAAACTGCGACGATGCAAACCTTCCAGCAGAACAAGACTATAGTAGCACGAGTACTACTTCTCTTGCGCCTCCACCCAACCTAAATCGAAAAATGAGCCGGGACACTACCCCTCATATTGACAACTACAGAACTTGTAACAGTAATATTGAGAAATCATCAAACAGACCAACATTGACTGAGCTATATGACCCTACTGACTTCGCTGCCAAG CGGCAGGAGTCATTCGAGGACACTGCTACAGATTTCACTCAACAGGACGACTCTAAGGTCGAAAAATTTGGTTGGGTCGAAGGAGTTTTGATTCGCAACATGATGAGCCTCTGGGGAGTCATGCTTTTTCTGAGGCTTTCATGGGTGGTAGGACAAGCAGGAATAG gCGAAACATTGGTTATCATTGCAATATCGACTTTCATCACGTTGGTGACAGCTTTGTCTATGTCCGCCATCTCGACCAATGGAGAAATCGGCGgag GTGGGACTTACTTTGTCAT GTCTAGAATATTAGGCCCAGAATTTGGCGGTTCAATTGGTATCATCTTTATCATTGCCAATATACTGGATTGCGCAATCAATGTGGTTGGCTTTTCCAGCGCCGTGAAAGACATGATGTTTGAATACGGTGGAGTGATTATTGTCGATGGAGACATAAACGACATCCGCATTATAGGCACCGCTTCCTTAGTATTCGTTGGCGCAATCTGCGGGCTGGGAGCCCAATATGAAACCAAG ATGAAGGATGCCatgtttgtcattttattgaTTGCGCTAAGTAATTTCCTTGTTGGCAGCATTATGGGACCATCCTCTGAGTCGGAAGCAGCAAGGGGTTTCACTGGATACAGCA TTAATTTGTTGAAAGAAAACTGGAGCCCATCCTACACTGTAACTGATGGTCAAATGCAGAATTTTATTTCCATATTTTCAGTTTACTTTCCATCGAATATTGGTATTCTTGCTGGAGCAAACGCTTCCGGTAACTTAAAG AATCCAAACAAGGCTATTCCAAAAGGAACCATATTGGCCATCATAATTTGCAGTATGTCTTACGCTGGAATAGCTATCATTTGTGCTGCCACCGTTACTCGCGCAG CAACTGGAATAGTCGAGGATCTGCAAAACGGTACCAACCTAATTTGCAATGACACAGACCCATGCAATTACGGCCTTTCCTACGACtatcaa GTAATGGCGCTAGTCTCTGCTTTTGCTCCACTCAATTACGTGGGATGTTTCGCGGCCACTTTGAGCTCAGCCTTAACGGATTTCTTTTCATGCGTTGCCCTACTCGAAGTCATCGCGGCCGATAAGCTGTATCCATACTGGTTGATTGGTTTTTTAGGGAAAGGATACGGTGTATCAAAGCAACCACTTCGCGCATACGTCTGTACATTCATAATAGCATTAGCTTTCGTACTGATtg CCGAACTCGATGTGATCGCGTTGCTGATTTCGAATTTCTTTCTCGCCACGTTTGCTCTCATGAATTTCTCAACGTTTCACGTCAGTTTAATCAAACCCATCGGATGGCGACCAACTTTCaag TATTACAATACATGGCTGAGTCTACTGACGGGTATTCTGGCAATCGCTGCCATGATGCTCATAAGTATTCCCATCGCGATGATAACGATTGGGGTGgtcatttttttctatttcgtgGTTCTTTACCGAAAGCCAG AGGTGAATTGGGGATCTTCTACCCAAGCTCAGACATACCG CATCGCTCTAAACAGCATTCAACAACTTGCCCATATCGAAGAACATGCCAAGAATTACAGGCCCCAGATTTTGGTGTTGACCGGACTACCCAACACTCGCCCTACTCTAGTCGACTTCGCATATCTCATCTGCAAGAATAACTCACTGATGATTTGTGGAAATATTgtcaag GAGCGATTGACGCATGAAATGCGCTCCAACCTCCAGCAGAAGGCTTATCGCTACTTGCGATTCACCAAAATCAAAGGATACTTCTCTATTTCTGACAACTCGGATCTCCAAACAGGCGTGGCCGCAATGCTCAGTCTCTCGGGAGTGGGAAAAGTGAAGCCCAACATCCTGATGATGGGGTACAAAAACGATTGGGCAACCTgcgaaagaaatttgttggATCAATACGTGCTAACTATACA TACGGGATTTGAAATGAATGTAGCTGTGACGATTCTTCGTCTCAAAGAAGGGCTCGATTGCTCAGAAGTTTTAGCTGACGTTGATGAAGCGATATTAAAAGCTagcaacaaaaaaactaaagggaaaaaagaaactttagaTATTCCCG CACTAGGAAATGAAACTCCCGAGACATTTACAGCATCTACTGATACCGAAACACAAACAGAAATTTCCACTAAAGATCGAAGTTTCGAAccagataaaaagaagaagaaggctgaACAGAATCACCCCTTCAG AGACACTAACGGAAAGCCACTGCCAAAAAGCGTACTGAACAATATTATCTTATTccaaagcaaacaaaaaaagaatacgaTCGACGTTTGGTGGCTAAGCGACGATGGAG GATTGACACTTTTGTTACCGGTTATAATCAACAACCGATCGAATTGGTCAGCCACTAAGCTGCGCGTTTTCTGCACAGCGTCTGGTGTTAACGAACTGGAAAAAGAACACAGGGG AATGGCGATTTTGCTCTCCAAATTCCGGATTGATTACTCCGATCTGGTGATTATTAATGACGCTGACGAAGcaccgaaagaaaaaacaaagaagtgGTTCAATGGCATAATACAGCCGTTGTTACAACCAGGAACTAATG GACCTCTACTAACGAAAGAAGAACTGGAAGTTTTCCAATATAAAACGGATCGCTATCTGAGATTGAGAGAACTGCTCCTGGATCACTGCTCGGATTCCAAC TTGGTTGTCAt gacttTACCAATAACTCGAAAAGGAGATTTTAGTGCTCCGTTGTATATGGCCTGGTTAGAGGCACTTACAGCAAACATGCCACCATTTATGCTCGTTCGCGGGAATCAAACATCCGTTTTGACATTTTATTCCTAA
- the LOC124326649 gene encoding glycine-rich protein 23-like, which yields MNKVFITLALLLAVTVAVPQGRFFGGGGFGRPVVGLRPLGGGFGGLGGGGLGGFGGFGGSGSGAGAGTGSAGLGGATASGVGISSAQNGGFGTGSGSGSAGSNFFTGQNFATGTGNGQSFGK from the exons ATGAACAAG gTATTCATCACACTAGCTCTTCTTCTCGCCGTTACGGTGGCAGTTCCCCAAGGCAGGTTTTTCGGCGGCGGTGGCTTTGGAAGACCCGTTGTTGGACTGCGTCCCCTTGGTGGTGGCTTTGGTGgtttgggaggaggaggacttgGAGGATTTGGAGGCTTTG GAGGAAGTGGTAGTGGTGCCGGTGCTGGAACAGGATCTGCTGGCCTAGGAGGAGCCACAGCTTCAGGA GTTGGCATTTCCAGTGCCCAAAATGGTGGATTTGGAACTGGCAGTGGAAGCGGTAGCGCTGGTTCAAATTTCTTCACTGGCCAGAATTTCGCAACTGGTACCGGCAATGGACAAAGCTTCGGAAAATAA
- the LOC124326659 gene encoding glycine-rich cell wall structural protein 1-like, with the protein MNKMLIILVLAMVLVNCSARPQFGFGGYAPGGGTGAGFGTGNAGLFGASASGVGISSAYNGGFGSGSGSGQASSGGLFGGQYASGTGNGFSHGK; encoded by the exons ATGAACAAG ATGTTGATCATCCTAGTTCTTGCCATGGTTTTGGTGAATTGTTCTGCTCGTCCACAATTTGGATTTGGTGGAT ATGCACCTGGTGGTGGAACTGGTGCTGGATTTGGAACAGGTAATGCTGGTTTATTTGGAGCGTCAGCCAGTGGAGTAGGAATTTCTAGCGCATATAATGGCGGATTTGGCAGTGGATCAGGATCCGGACAAGCTTCTAGTGGAGGTCTCTTTGGTGGACAATACGCAAGCGGTACAGGCAACGGATTTTCACACGGAAAATAA
- the LOC124326591 gene encoding glycine-rich protein 23-like isoform X2 → MNKVFITLALLLAVTVAVPQGRFFGGGGFGRPVVGLRPLGGGFGGLGGGGLGGFGGLGGFGGSGSGAGAGTGSAGPGGVSASGVGISSAQNGGFGTGSGSGTAGSNFFTGQNFATGDGSGQSFGK, encoded by the exons ATGAACAAG GTATTCATCACTCTAGCTCTTCTTCTCGCCGTTACGGTGGCCGTTCCCCAAGGCAGGTTTTTCGGCGGCGGTGGCTTTGGAAGACCCGTTGTTGGACTGCGTCCCCTTGGTGGTGGCTTTGGTGgtttgggaggaggaggacttgGAGGATTTGGAGGATTGGGAGGCTTTG GAGGAAGTGGAAGTGGTGCCGGTGCTGGAACAGGATCTGCCGGCCCAGGAGGAGTGTCAGCTTCAGGA GTTGGCATTTCCAGTGCCCAGAATGGTGGATTTGGAACTGGCAGTGGAAGCGGAACCGCTGGTTCAAATTTCTTCACTGGCCAGAATTTCGCTACTGGTGATGGAAGCGGCCAAAGCTTCggcaaataa
- the LOC124326591 gene encoding glycine-rich protein 5-like isoform X1 has protein sequence MNKVFITLALLLAVTVAVPQGRFFGGGGFGRPVVGLRPLGGGFGGLGGGGLGGFGGLGGFGGFGGSGSGAGAGTGSAGPGGVSASGVGISSAQNGGFGTGSGSGTAGSNFFTGQNFATGDGSGQSFGK, from the exons ATGAACAAG GTATTCATCACTCTAGCTCTTCTTCTCGCCGTTACGGTGGCCGTTCCCCAAGGCAGGTTTTTCGGCGGCGGTGGCTTTGGAAGACCCGTTGTTGGACTGCGTCCCCTTGGTGGTGGCTTTGGTGgtttgggaggaggaggacttgGAGGATTTGGAGGATTGGGAGGCTTTGGCGGCTTTG GAGGAAGTGGAAGTGGTGCCGGTGCTGGAACAGGATCTGCCGGCCCAGGAGGAGTGTCAGCTTCAGGA GTTGGCATTTCCAGTGCCCAGAATGGTGGATTTGGAACTGGCAGTGGAAGCGGAACCGCTGGTTCAAATTTCTTCACTGGCCAGAATTTCGCTACTGGTGATGGAAGCGGCCAAAGCTTCggcaaataa
- the LOC124326661 gene encoding keratin-3, type I cytoskeletal 51 kDa-like has product MNKMLIVLVAAMILVNCSALPTFGFGGYGPGGSGAGFGTGSAGFGGVSASGVGISSAYNGGFGSGSGSGQASSGGLFGGQYASGTGNGFSYGK; this is encoded by the exons ATGAACAAA ATGTTGATCGTCCTAGTTGCTGCCATGATTTTAGTAAATTGCTCAGCTCTTCCAACTTTTGGATTCGGTGGAT aCGGACCTGGTGGAAGTGGTGCTGGATTTGGAACTGGTAGTGCTGGTTTTGGTGGAGTGTCCGCCAGTGGAGTAGGCATTTCCAGCGCATACAATGGCGGATTTGGCAGTGGATCAGGATCCGGACAAGCTTCTAGTGGAGGTCTCTTTGGTGGACAATACGCAAGCGGTACAGGCAACGGATTTTCATAtggaaaataa
- the LOC124326646 gene encoding glycine-rich protein 23-like isoform X1: MNKVLITLALLLAVTVAVPQGRFFGGGGFRRPVVGLRPIGGFGGLGGGGLGGFGGLGGFGGSGSGAGAGTGSAGLGGATASGVGISSAQNGGFGTGSGSGSAGSNFFTGQNFATGDGSGQSFGK, from the exons ATGAACAAG GTATTGATCACTCTAGCTCTTCTTCTCGCCGTTACGGTGGCAGTTCCCCAAGGCAGGTTTTTCGGCGGCGGTGGCTTTAGAAGACCCGTTGTTGGACTGCGTCCCATTGGTGGCTTCGGTGGTTTGGGAGGTGGAGGACTTGGAGGATTTGGAGGCTTGGGAGGCTTTG GAGGAAGTGGAAGTGGTGCCGGTGCTGGAACAGGATCTGCCGGCCTAGGAGGAGCCACAGCTTCAGGA gTTGGCATTTCCAGTGCCCAGAATGGTGGATTTGGAACTGGCAGTGGAAGCGGATCCGCTGGATCGAATTTCTTTACTGGCCAGAATTTCGCAACTGGTGATGGAAGCGGCCAAAGCTTCGGCAAATAA
- the LOC124326646 gene encoding glycine-rich protein 23-like isoform X2, translating into MNKVLITLALLLAVTVAVPQGRFFGGGGFRRPVVGLRPIGGFGGLGGGGLGGFGGLGGSGSGAGAGTGSAGLGGATASGVGISSAQNGGFGTGSGSGSAGSNFFTGQNFATGDGSGQSFGK; encoded by the exons ATGAACAAG GTATTGATCACTCTAGCTCTTCTTCTCGCCGTTACGGTGGCAGTTCCCCAAGGCAGGTTTTTCGGCGGCGGTGGCTTTAGAAGACCCGTTGTTGGACTGCGTCCCATTGGTGGCTTCGGTGGTTTGGGAGGTGGAGGACTTGGAGGATTTGGAGGCTTGGGAG GAAGTGGAAGTGGTGCCGGTGCTGGAACAGGATCTGCCGGCCTAGGAGGAGCCACAGCTTCAGGA gTTGGCATTTCCAGTGCCCAGAATGGTGGATTTGGAACTGGCAGTGGAAGCGGATCCGCTGGATCGAATTTCTTTACTGGCCAGAATTTCGCAACTGGTGATGGAAGCGGCCAAAGCTTCGGCAAATAA
- the LOC124326038 gene encoding uncharacterized protein LOC124326038: MAMLFLRPLIVFIIIFVFLMCWNLDLISAATLARTRSQNETTNKTHSPFQSIRPFVPTPKLFLNVRESQDELSSSDQHVSDSTQQSIVRSMDSLVLDQQLHQQYQHGKPSVMDVNLIIDDPSQLTVSTESPPMTTITDDHYYATTQRSNYKKRSILDPPNMPSRYESGQDEEQNDDYESVWSPDGEEEEEEDYGVEYDLPDFSQPNHQLIVDLSMEPSTNGFNQNDPNSQVEEDEEEADEDDVILVVGQLTTLKPTTNSFEKETFSTEHTTQSNVEQQISPTQVIGLNEWPVQIGLQARTKQPSTVIKLADSQMGNENGRQTFLEAQKLNGQQWENRSVGSSNFQVNSERLDISKSGGSIVESRDDSAEPYFIHSQFMNSPVANSYMASRQMNKTKPPEISLDSLEIVDGMTNHYGNPRQTKPTTVSSTASVPEILHDWSDSSEEEKDQKPTTTAEPDEPFYYLNSEEETDQYFDYPEENEDDAKSIIRITQNAEIINSDSATDPRRPLTTNMGRPPYFVNSAQLEPFHPKIALSDEIGQILNPIGVIDRRMDLHTNGINFGDTPDLIDGSAFIIPFPDDPVIPFRPSLNFNLQQQQQQTPTIFPLERTENFQENNNFAVTSNRVQPFVQQPKVITGPNSVSPSTNKAEAPYAYVTQEEIISQHPTEMKNSIQERSSYSAMASSSRLTSVPSQSGKSEGVLRIPTGDDNGVTFTPIPTRPFAQSPHVTWATTKARYGPYFVSSAPTNQQHSGNYNTEQGIRKQAIETIKNPTGIISDKEIEKSKSTSVNRGRPPYFVTSSTPTPLFQPTQLKESTRKPTDIIKTPVNEQTVTNNQVTTPRLRPEETKKSFNFVTSGPIQTSPRPQPPHPTISRPIELMDSSSESDEMEQILDIGLIESVGAIPNPIGISNTKNVVVVPKHIISGIVQAPSSTFKADLKQIPLPSKLNKISIEQPTITTMIVNHGMGSFVVTSPVPFSAQQMVTDPSKDSAAITVASVKPPNVINSYESENTSYEFEKNYTGAEMEKTTGIVQNPIGISNKNNVFVVPKSASSIIRPPILPKSFPVDLLIMKRHGLVNDKEQEMLRPFGRVVNHQMGSFVVTTNPINQSFTDPANLIQPDTTTTASIESPFFIGSVEPVQQISINNPEEKTTSKPIGRVIQKPIKIGNSKTVVRSPPRTSSVSPGRPPYFAKGTTAEPFQPVYLNQHSMSKLVEEISKLQRGSDNGNSKGNPSVGLDVVQPSLNGSPTGRFMKPTLSRINNQQQRAQKTSLRRPSGKAGSPSNLLSLISMSQNITRQPDANLSPDNKTPKNPATKSSNRKT, translated from the coding sequence ATGGCGATGCTATTCCTACGGCCATTGATTGTGTTTATCATAATATTCGTATTCTTGATGTGCTGGAATCTAGATCTGATATCGGCGGCGACGTTGGCCAGAACAAGATCGCAAAACGAGACGACTAACAAGACGCATTCGCCCTTCCAGTCAATCCGTCCTTTCGTACCTACaccgaaattgtttttaaacgtcCGTGAATCACAAGATGAACTGTCCTCATCTGACCAACACGTAAGTGATTCCACTCAACAGTCTATTGTACGGTCGATGGATTCACTTGTGTTAGACCAACAACTCCATCAGCAAtatcaacacgggaaaccttcAGTTATGGACGTTAATCTCATTATTGACGATCCGTCCCAACTGACAGTGTCTACGGAATCGCCACCGATGACGACCATAACTGACGACCATTATTACGCAACTACTCAGAGGAGCAATTATAAAAAGCGATCAATTTTGGATCCACCGAACATGCCCTCCCGATATGAGTCCGGCCAAGATGAGGAACAAAATGACGACTATGAATCTGTCTGGTCACCGGATggtgaagaggaggaagaagaagactacGGTGTGGAATACGATTTACCTGATTTCAGTCAGCCTAACCATCAGTTGATAGTCGATCTTTCAATGGAACCCTCCACTAATGGATTTAACCAAAACGATCCCAACAGTCAAgtcgaagaagacgaagaagaagcggaTGAAGATGACGTCATTCTTGTCGTTGGACAATTGACGACGTTAAAACCCACCACCAACAGcttcgaaaaagaaacattttcaacagAGCATACCACACAGTCGAATGTGGAACAACAAATAAGTCCCACGCAGGTTATTGGATTGAACGAATGGCCCGTGCAAATCGGACTGCAAGCGCGAACCAAGCAACCCAGTACGGTTATTAAACTGGCAGACTCCCAAATGGGTAACGAGAACGGACGACAAACTTTCCTTGAAGCGCAAAAGTTAAATGGCCAACAATGGGAAAATCGAAGCGTAGGGAGCAGTAATTTTCAAGTCAATTCTGAACGTTTGGACATCAGCAAAAGTGGCGGAAGTATTGTGGAGTCACGCGACGATTCCGCCGAACCTTACTTCATCCATTCGCAGTTCATGAACTCACCCGTGGCAAATTCTTACATGGCTAGCAGACAAATGAATAAGACGAAACCACCGGAAATCAGTCTCGATTCACTGGAAATCGTTGATGGCATGACGAATCATTATGGGAACCCGAGACAAACTAAGCCAACAACTGTAAGTTCAACTGCATCTGTACCCGAAATATTGCATGATTGGTCTGATAGCTCTGAGGAGGAAAAGGACCAGAAACCGACTACTACAGCGGAACCGGACGAACCATTTTATTACTTAAACTCCGAGGAGGAAACAGATCAGTATTTTGATTACCCCGAGGAAAATGAAGACGATGCAAAATCTATTATTCGGATCACCCAGAATGCAGAAATAATCAATAGCGATTCGGCAACAGACCCTAGACGACCATTAACTACCAATATGGGCCGGCCACCATATTTCGTGAATTCAGCGCAGCTTGAGCCATTTCATCCGAAGATTGCTCTTAGTGACGAAATTGGACAAATTCTAAATCCAATTGGTGTCATAGATAGAAGAATGGACCTACACACTAACGGAATTAATTTCGGCGATACTCCAGACCTTATTGATGGATCGGCGTTTATTATTCCGTTTCCAGATGACCCTGTTATTCCCTTTCGGCCTAGtctgaattttaatttgcaacaacagcagcagcaaacgcCAACAATTTTTCCGCTTGAAAGGACAGAAAATTTtcaggaaaataataattttgcagTTACTTCTAACCGCGTTCAACCTTTTGTCCAACAGCCTAAAGTCATAACCGGACCTAATTCCGTTTCTCCTAGTACTAATAAAGCTGAGGCACCGTATGCTTACGTCACGCAAGAAGAAATTATTTCCCAGCATCcaacagaaatgaaaaattccatTCAAGAACGATCGTCTTATTCTGCTATGGCGAGCTCGTCTAGGCTAACGTCAGTACCTTCCCAGTCAGGGAAATCCGAAGGAGTTCTAAGAATCCCAACGGGCGATGATAATGGCGTCACGTTCACACCTATTCCCACTCGACCCTTTGCCCAATCACCTCATGTAACATGGGCTACTACCAAGGCTAGATATGGGCCTTACTTTGTTAGCTCTGCACCAACAAATCAACAACACTCCGGTAATTATAACACGGAACAAGGAATAAGGAAACAGGCGATTGAAACAATTAAGAATCCAACCGGAATTATTAGCGATaaggaaatagaaaaatcaaaatccacaTCTGTTAACCGAGGCCGGCCGCCGTATTTCGTGACGAGTTCAACACCAACGCCCTTGTTCCAACCAACTCAATTGAAAGAATCCACCAGAAAACCGACCGACATTATCAAGACTCCAGTGAACGAACAAACTGTTACAAATAATCAAGTTACGACGCCGAGGCTTCGTCCAGAGGAAACGAAGAAAAGTTTTAACTTTGTAACTTCTGGTCCCATTCAAACGTCTCCCCGTCCGCAACCCCCGCACCCAACCATATCTCGACCCATTGAATTAATGGATAGTTCTTCAGAATCGGACGAAATGGAACAAATACTGGACATTGGCCTGATTGAGTCTGTTGGAGCAATTCCAAATCCAATTGGAATCAGTAATACAAAAAACGTAGTCGTCGTCCCCAAACATATTATTTCCGGCATCGTCCAAGCGCCGAGCTCTACATTTAAGGCTGACCTTAAACAAATACCATTACCATCTAAATTGAATAAGATTAGTATTGAGCAGCCCACGATTACGACAATGATAGTGAATCACGGAATGGGTAGCTTTGTCGTTACGAGTCCTGTCCCATTTTCTGCCCAGCAAATGGTAACGGATCCTTCCAAGGATTCCGCCGCTATCACAGTAGCATCCGTCAAACCACCTAATGTTATCAACTCCTATGAATCGGAGAATACGAGCTATGAGttcgaaaaaaattatacgggagcagaaatggaaaaaactaCGGGAAtagttcaaaatcccataggaatcagtaataaaaataatgtttttgtCGTCCCAAAATCAGCTAGCAGCATCATCCGTCCGCCGATTCTTCCAAAATCTTTTCCTGTCGACCTCTTAATAATGAAAAGGCACGGCCTTGTGAACGACAAAGAGCAAGAAATGCTTCGACCGTTTGGAAGAGTAGTGAACCATCAAATGGGCAGCTTTGTCGTCACTACAAATCCAATTAATCAATCCTTCACCGACCCAGCGAACTTAATTCAACCCGATACTACAACGACTGCGTCAATTGAATCGCCTTTCTTTATTGGCTCAGTAGAGCCGGTTCAGCAAATCAGTATTAACAAtccagaagaaaaaacgacgaGTAAACCCATTGGCCGGGTCATtcaaaaaccaataaaaatcGGGAATTCAAAAACTGTCGTTAGATCGCCACCACGCACATCTTCTGTTAGTCCGGGACGACCACCATACTTCGCTAAGGGTACAACGGCGGAACCCTTCCAGCCAGTTTACCTCAATCAACATTCGATGAGCAAGCTTGTTGAGGAAATTTCCAAGTTGCAAAGAGGCTCGGACAATGGAAATTCGAAAGGGAACCCATCAGTGGGTTTAGACGTCGTCCAACCGTCGCTCAATGGGTCTCCTACCGGACGATTCATGAAGCCCACTTTGAGTAGAATTAATAATCAACAGCAGCGGGCGCAGAAGACGAGTCTTCGTCGTCCAAGTGGAAAGGCTGGAAGTCCAAGTAACTTACTGAGTTTGATTAGTATGAGCCAGAATATTACTAGACAACCAGATGCGAACTTATCGCCCGACAACAAAACGCCGAAAAATCCTGCAACAAAGTCATCAAATCGTAAAACGTAA